A window of the Brassica oleracea var. oleracea cultivar TO1000 chromosome C1, BOL, whole genome shotgun sequence genome harbors these coding sequences:
- the LOC106295852 gene encoding uncharacterized protein LOC106295852 yields the protein MECFRLSPPIPKLSFFSNLRNSTSQRFIPSCRERRNRDEPLSTSSPYSILGVEPNCSSLELKAAFRAKVKQYHPDVNREGSSSDVMIRRIIQAYEVLTNTSRAEIIEGECLDPFDHPECEALDVFVNEVLCFGKRCSYPCFKTASHVFSCDSTGTARAMSQGHGEDYRVQSAVNQCPRSCIHYVTPSQRIILEELLDSVLDKPYDCSAEAELLYALIVKAQFENNRYRKPKKKQPESSSKHVDWL from the exons ATGGAATGCTTCCGTCTATCTCCTCCGATTCCAAAACTCTCTTTCTTCTCAAACTTAAGAAACTCAACTTCTCAACGATTCATCCCCAGTTGCAGAGAGAGAAGAAACAGAGATGAACCACTCTCCACCTCTTCACCTTACTCCATTCTCGGCGTGGAGCCAAACTGCTCATCTCTCGAGCTAAAGGCAGCTTTTCGCGCCAAA GTGAAACAATACCATCCTGATGTTAACAGAGAAGGAAGCAGCTCTGATGTTATGATCCGTCGCATAATCCAAGCTTACGAGGTACTAACAAACACTAGCAGAGCAGAAATCATTGAAGG AGAATGTTTGGACCCTTTTGACCATCCAGAGTGTGAGGCACTTGATGTGTTTGTGAACGAGGTCCTCTGCTTCGGAAAAA GATGTTCATATCCATGTTTTAAGACAGCATCTCATGTCTTTTCATGTGATTCAACTGGAACAGCTAGAGCAATGTCTCAAG GGCATGGTGAAGATTACCGCGTACAGTCTGCAGTTAACCAGTGTCCTAGAAGTTGCATACATTATGTCACACCTTCTCAGAGAATTATTCTAGAAGAGTTACTAGACAG TGTTTTGGACAAACCTTATGATTGTTCTGCGGAGGCAGAGTTGCTCTATGCTCTTATAGTCAAAGCTCAGTTTGAGAACAACCGGTACAGGAAACCAAAGAAGAAACAACCTGAATCTTCAAGCAAACATGTAGACTGGCTCTAA